The Vigna unguiculata cultivar IT97K-499-35 chromosome 1, ASM411807v1, whole genome shotgun sequence nucleotide sequence AAAACCTAGATTCACCTTAGTAGTTATGAGGAAATTCCTAATTCTTTGACGACTAAAAAAGTTCATTTTgcagaaaaattgaaattagctTTTAAATGGACTAATATGCTTGATGGGTATGGGTAGAGAGATCTATTACCGAAGAGAATAATGAACGAGTTCAACTTACAAGGAAACCCGACaggaatatgaaaaaaaaaaagttaatattaaatcCTTCAAAGTAAGGATTTCTAAAAAGCACTAATGAGTTTTAAAGGCCTTTTTGGAATGTATATGAAGTTCAAAGTATAAGGTGATGCAATTTTGCATATGTGTGTGATGTAATTTTATCTTAAGGTAGTGATGTATTGCATGAGCTTATTTGGACCTAAAATAAATGCAAGGATATTTGATAGGTTAAAACTTTGTTAAGAAGAAAAAGGTTTTCCAAgacaaaattcataaattatgaaCCATAGGTAAAAGCAACCGAGTTTCTGAAATGTGAAAAAGATTAATGAATAAGAAGTGCAAATGGAGCTGAATAACCATCTAATGACAACGTATAGTAAAGCTCTATAACTCAAGATAGTTCTTTCAATCTTAGTGTTTGATAAAACACAAGTGAGAAAAAGTTAGAAGAGAATACTTTATTGAAAGTATGAGATCGAGAATTTTCATCTTTACAAAAGAGACATCGAATATATAGAAATATTAAACTCATACAAAAACAAGAAACATAATCaacataaaaacttaaaaatataaaatcataaacgTAATAAGCAACAAAAGATATTAACCATATCTCAAAAGATATTAACCATATCTTTATCATCCCCTCAAGCTAGACGTATGGATGGAAAAGACCAAGCTTAGAAATAGCAACTTGGAAAGGTGAAGGCCGAGAACTTGAGAAGACCCATAACCTTGACAAAGTCGGCAGGTGAGAAAGTTGGCACCTTgagaatttttctctttttcattgcTGATAACTGTTATCAacaataatttgtttttcatagcTGATAAATGTtatcaacaataattttttttgtcattgcTGATAATTGTTATCAACAATAAAGATATACAAGAACAAGTGCATTATTCTCTCCAAGATGAAGAAATAAAGGGTGAAAAGAAGCAAAGCTCGCCATGAGTGAAATGGCAAAGAGAAGATAATGGCAGAAGGTGTTTTTCATCTGATATCATATTAGTGTTTGATAAAACACAAGTGAGAGAAAGTTAGAAAAGAAATACTTTATTGAAAGTATGAGAATGAGAATTTTCATCTTTAGAAAAAGAGAGGTATCGAATATATAGAAATATTCAACTCAtagtaaaatagaaaacaaaagcaacataaaaatataaaatcataaaggTAATAAGCGACAGAAGATATTAACCAAATCTTAGAAGATATTAACCATATCTCTATCATTCAAGGCACTAACTCCATGGCATGATAAATAGCAGTGAGCTTCTATACACATTAATTCTTAGTTACTTACCATCTATGAGCTTTCTTGAAAAATGGTTGAGATATGACAAGCCCTGTGCTTTGAAATTCTTGCAAAAGCTGTTCAGCCACTTTGTTGAGTGTAATGTCTGAGGGCTTCTTAAGTCCAGTTTGAGCAATTATATCCTCAGCGTATTCTGGTGTAGAATGAAGAACCCATCTTTCACTGTAGAGATATCAGTTACCACCTTATTAACAATTGAAACTTAGatataaagtatatttataacacAAATGCAACATACCTTGCAGTAGAACGACCAGGCTTGCTGCTATCGCAATAAGCCCGACTTAAAACTTtagaattttcaaaagaaaaggcTTTGACTGGAATCTGAATCATAAGATGAATTTTGTGGACTAAGATCCTCAATTATATGTCAGAAAAATGGTACTGAACATAAGATTAGAATACTCATTAAAACCTTAATCCAACTAGGTTGTTTTTCATGATAGCTAGTCTGTTTTATGCTTTTGAATCTTTTGgtcataaaaaattaacttgCTTAAGTCATTTTTCAGTTGTTTTATATTGTAGATATCAAACTACATAACTTTTTCACAAGAAGAAGACATCAAGTCACTAAAAACTGAAAAGGAAATCAAGAACCATCATGCCAAAACAAAATGAGCCATATGCAATTCATATATTTGTAAGGTTATTGAATTCAATAAGAGCTTGGGATTTGTTTGGCTATATCATACTGTAGATAGAGGCTCTGCAAATGCCAGCATAACAATGAAACATGGCTTAACAGGAAGGTTGAGCAGCTTTTCTGACAACTCTGGCACTAAATTTGTATCTGCATCGCTCACATGAGTGTAGACATAGTCAATAATACATAATCCATACTTTCTAAAATAAAGACATATTGCAGAGTCCAACATTGTCTccacaaaaagataaaatagatgTGAAATAACATtggaaaaataaagagaaacagGAAAAGAAAACCATCATACACATACCAAGTAGTGGCAACCGTCCTGTTACTTGTGTAATCCTGGGAGAAACTATGTTCTTGTCTGATGCAACAAGCCCCTTAAACTGACCAAGATTTTGCCCATCCACTCCTGTCAGTGACCACTCTTTCTCATCATGCAACCATTCAATTCTTCCAATACCCACACCAAACTTGCTTTCCACACCTAACCATGACAAAACTAATGAATAAACTTTCTACTATCTTCATGGTCAACTCTGaacaataatactaaataaTGAAGAGAAATTTGATACCATTCTCACTTCCCAATGATTTGCAGATAGCATTCATGCCTGGAACACCTACATATCTCTTGCTTAATCCTTCCTAATAAATATTCCAGTCACAGAAACCACTATTCAAGAAAAAGTTATCTCAGATACACAAGGTTTTGTCCAAGTGGTCTACATAATTTGGATTAGTACATAACATTTTGAATGGAAGTAAAATGTGAGGAATTTTCCAGAAAATAAGTTTTCTAACATCTAAATTCTCATGTGCTACTATGATATATACCTTCATATTTTCACCATATAGTAGTATTAACATTTATAAGGCGCTGCTAAGATATACATTTTCATAATCAACACCAAACCTATGTCAAAAGTCTACATTTGCCATGAGAACATGAAACACAACTTTTGCATTTGCATACCAAACATAATTCTTTTTCAATAGAAATGGTAGATCCAATTTGGATAAACTTCTCAACAAACActtgtaaaaaaacaaaatagaatgaaatcaaagatgtaaCATGAAATAAAGTCCTTAAGAAGGTTAAAATCAACCTATACACCTCAACTTTGTTACAAGCTTTGTAGTGTAACTTTTCAATGTTCACCTATTAACTTAACAGAgctcaaaataattttttcagaAGTCTTAGATAGTAAGATTTTATGAACTTAACTTGACACCAATGACCAATACACAACTTATACTGCATAAAACAATTTGAGCATATGAATAATACTTGTGAACCTGTTCTATGTTGTTAAATTTATGGGTGTGAAAATCAAAGAAGCCAAATTTTTCTTTCCATTCAGCTACAAGACCCCTTGATTCCCACTCTTCAACCAGGCGTAACACTTCAGAGTTGCCAACCGAGAAAAATGGAGCACCATGGTCAAAATGCAGCTCCTTCCCATCTTCAGTTTTCTCCCTGGATTGCATGAAATTGACAAAATTTAGGACCCTCTTTCAAATTATCAGCAAACTAATGAAGGAAAATCCAGTATAATTAGtgagaaaaaaacaatattaactGTGCTACAACTTAAAAGTAAACTAATTATCACTAAATATCAGTGTCACTTCTTTGACAGTCAGCAAATTATctcagaaaataaaataaaaaacctccATAAAACATATTAGATGCTTAAAACAAAACAACCTAAAACACTGAAAATTGAGATAAAGATTTCCCAGAGAGAGATCAAGCTACATGCTACCAATCTGAAGATGTGAAAAACATAAGCCGTGACAAACCTTCCTAATTCCACATATTCAGAGCAAAGAAATACATGTACCAATCAGAAACTTCAAATCTGTTTCTTTTTTGTcccttaaaaaataaatacttttttcaaggagatgaaataaaaatacCTTCTTTGGGACATGCGTCCACCAGGGCCTCTAGCTGACTCAAAGAGAGTAACAGAAACCCCATTTCTGGCAAGAGTTGAAGCACACACGGCTCCTGAAACTGTCAATATTCCATTTTTATtatcactattttattattcaaaattagttcactaaaaaccaaaataatgaatgtaaataaacaaataaatacgaGTTGATTTCAGGTGAAGTGGGTGCAGTGCTTACTTCCACTTCCCAACACGGCAACCTTAAAGGATGTGCTACTCATCGTTTCGTTTCTTTGCTGCTAACAGATTCTGAATATGAAACATGGTaaagagaaaaggaaaggtTTAGGAAATAATTGAAACATTTGCCAATGGTCGTGGTGGTTGGACCAGTAAATGCATATGGATCTTTGGCAAAGAAAatcctagtttttttttttctttttttttgaaaaaatttcacaaagtttataacatctcttctgtttaaaaaaaaaatgacacagaAAATGCTGAAAATGGTTATTCCATGCAATTATAGCTGAATTGACAAGAGTAACACTTacttatacatacatatatataacagATGTTTAAACGATATTTTCTAAAGGAATATTTTGTAAGGATGTTTCTAATTcttaatagttttaaatttgtatattattctatttatacattaaattattttaattattttgcttaaaatttttatatacttCTTCGTAGGGATGTTAAAAAAATCTGTAATCGCGAATATTCGTGGATAAAATCCGCAACAGGTAGGAAAttgatattgtaaatggatatcgTGGCTAACGGGGACgagtatttttaatacccgcatattaacggggcgggtacgggtacgggtatcatagtatctgtacccgtggataccatacccgctatactctaatttaaattaaaacaatttaaaaaacataattaaaatattaacatattgattttgaatgagttattttcttttatcaattagtttttagaaaaatgtcaatttttggTAAACTgttattcaacactatttaaatgagttatttagactttgtttaaaatttttgaatattatgtattgtattttatttgaatttacgattaaaatatgttgttaattatttatttttattttttttaaatacctgTATGTAcctgtggatattaaaaaattatgcggatacccgcataacggatacctgaCGGATATGGATACCAGATATATATTTATCCAACGGATAAGGTATAAGGAACTATTACCCGTACCATATTATATCTGCCTCGTTGACATCCTTAGTTATTCATATTTAGGTTGTTTTTATCAATTACATACAATGTTCACAATATTTCTATagaaatttagaataaaataaaaagaacgtATTTTTGAATGAACAtaagatataatataaaagtatttgaataacaataataaatttttattattgtccatattgtatttgttaaaagattaaaaataatgatatttatcttttgtaagaaaaaaaaatctctatgaaaaagaattaaattataaaagagaaaaaaataaaaataaagcatatactaaaagaacaaaataaaaatagatatgaaGTAACTTGAAGCTATCATTTAGACAAAAGTTACTtgtaataacaataaaaaaagttcaaacaaaatCTCAAATTTCTCCTAATGAAGTATAGGACATAACACGAGTGTGGATTCAAAGAACTGTCTAACTTGGTAGCTAATTTGTCTCATTATCAATGAAAACTATAACAAAACTATCGAGGAAGGATTAGAACATGATTAACTAACCTAAAATGTCAAATGGAACTAATGC carries:
- the LOC114162092 gene encoding uncharacterized protein LOC114162092; the protein is MSSTSFKVAVLGSGISGAVCASTLARNGVSVTLFESARGPGGRMSQRREKTEDGKELHFDHGAPFFSVGNSEVLRLVEEWESRGLVAEWKEKFGFFDFHTHKFNNIEQEGLSKRYVGVPGMNAICKSLGSENGVESKFGVGIGRIEWLHDEKEWSLTGVDGQNLGQFKGLVASDKNIVSPRITQVTGRLPLLDTNLVPELSEKLLNLPVKPCFIVMLAFAEPLSTIPVKAFSFENSKVLSRAYCDSSKPGRSTASERWVLHSTPEYAEDIIAQTGLKKPSDITLNKVAEQLLQEFQSTGLVISQPFFKKAHRWGSAFPAASIAPEEKCLWDRNKKLAICGDFCVSPNVEGAIDSGLAAALKLRDSVSSL